Proteins from one Lachnospiraceae bacterium KGMB03038 genomic window:
- a CDS encoding cation-translocating P-type ATPase, translating to MGIGFKRANQKEIETYEIERSPITRYQPDYRDGLTSAQAAEHMAAGWSNIPVDPPAQTTKEIIHENVFTYFNLIFTVLAVLVCLVGSFRSLTFMPVVIINTLIGIIQEVRAKNVLEKLNMLNAPHALVIRDGKMTSIDSEDLVLDDIVVFKAGNQVCADAQVAAGEVRVNESLLTGESDEIVKKPGDHLMSGSFIVSGECYSRLENVGPDSYISKLTLEAKAIKKGEKSEMIRSLDKLVKFVGMALIPIGTLLFVQGFFFNHETFRDSIVSMVAAVIGMIPEGLYLLASVALAVSSIRLAQKKVLLHDMRSIETLARVNVLCVDKTGTITENSMSVKKLVPTEHYDGEKMPELAKMVGDLVKPMSSDNATMEAMKEFFTEGTGKAPVKVTPFTSVTKYSGVSFEDQAYVLGAPEFVLREEYGAYESQIMNYARRGYRVLVFGTCGSITEGQRLSEKVTPLGYVLLANPVRKEAPETFAYFEEQGVEVKVISGDNPMTVSEVAKEAGIAGAEEYVDATTLQTEEDIQNAVARYTVFGRVTPAQKRQFVQALKSQGRTVAMTGDGVNDVLALKDADCSVAMASGSDAAVQASQVVLLESNFACMPSVVLEGRRVVNNIQRSASLFLVKNIFSFLLSLFSVVFMITYPLEPSQVSLISMFTIGVPAFFLALQPNKELIQGRFLTNVFLKALPAGLTDVIAVGALVVFGQTFGVASSDISTAATMLLAIVGFLILFRICQPMNVIRGIVWVISVAGLLGCSIFLPELFAISGMSTECIMLFVVFSIATEPVLRYLTMLVSGLRNLFQKMVNKKKKTA from the coding sequence ATGGGGATAGGCTTTAAGCGCGCAAATCAAAAGGAAATCGAGACTTATGAGATAGAAAGGAGTCCGATCACCCGGTATCAGCCGGATTACCGGGATGGTCTGACAAGCGCCCAGGCGGCGGAACATATGGCCGCCGGATGGTCCAATATACCGGTGGATCCGCCGGCCCAGACAACGAAAGAAATCATTCATGAAAATGTATTCACATATTTTAACTTGATCTTTACTGTGCTGGCAGTATTAGTCTGTCTGGTGGGATCCTTTCGGAGTCTGACTTTTATGCCGGTGGTCATCATCAATACCCTGATCGGGATCATCCAGGAGGTGCGGGCAAAAAATGTGCTGGAGAAGCTGAACATGCTCAATGCGCCGCATGCCCTGGTGATTCGGGATGGAAAGATGACATCCATTGATTCGGAAGACTTGGTATTGGATGATATCGTAGTCTTTAAAGCGGGAAACCAGGTGTGCGCGGACGCGCAGGTCGCGGCCGGCGAAGTCCGGGTCAACGAGTCTCTTCTGACCGGTGAGTCTGACGAGATCGTGAAGAAGCCCGGGGATCATCTGATGTCAGGAAGTTTCATTGTATCCGGGGAATGTTATTCCAGATTGGAGAATGTGGGACCAGATTCCTATATTTCAAAATTGACACTGGAAGCCAAGGCGATCAAGAAGGGAGAGAAATCAGAAATGATCCGCTCCCTGGACAAGCTGGTCAAATTTGTGGGAATGGCTTTGATCCCTATCGGAACTCTGCTGTTTGTCCAGGGGTTCTTTTTTAACCACGAGACGTTCCGGGACAGCATCGTATCTATGGTGGCCGCGGTGATCGGTATGATCCCCGAGGGATTGTATCTGCTGGCCAGCGTGGCGCTGGCGGTCAGCTCTATCAGGCTGGCCCAGAAGAAGGTGCTGCTGCATGATATGCGGAGCATTGAGACGCTGGCGCGGGTCAACGTGCTGTGTGTGGACAAGACAGGAACCATCACAGAGAATAGCATGAGTGTGAAGAAACTGGTTCCCACGGAGCATTACGATGGGGAGAAAATGCCGGAATTGGCTAAGATGGTGGGCGATCTGGTAAAGCCTATGAGCAGCGATAACGCTACTATGGAAGCAATGAAAGAATTTTTTACAGAGGGGACCGGAAAGGCGCCTGTGAAGGTGACTCCGTTTACTTCTGTTACAAAATACAGCGGCGTTTCTTTCGAGGATCAGGCATATGTGCTGGGAGCGCCGGAATTTGTTCTGCGGGAAGAGTATGGCGCGTATGAGTCTCAGATCATGAATTATGCCAGAAGAGGATACCGGGTACTGGTGTTTGGAACCTGCGGCAGTATCACAGAAGGCCAGAGACTGTCCGAAAAAGTGACGCCCCTAGGGTATGTTCTCCTGGCGAATCCCGTGCGTAAAGAGGCGCCGGAGACCTTTGCTTATTTTGAAGAGCAGGGAGTGGAAGTGAAGGTGATTTCAGGGGATAACCCGATGACAGTGTCAGAAGTGGCAAAAGAAGCTGGAATCGCGGGGGCGGAAGAATATGTGGACGCCACTACTTTGCAGACGGAAGAAGATATCCAGAACGCGGTTGCCAGATATACAGTATTTGGGCGTGTGACTCCGGCTCAGAAGCGCCAGTTTGTCCAGGCGCTGAAATCCCAGGGCCGGACGGTAGCGATGACGGGAGATGGAGTCAACGACGTACTGGCGTTGAAAGACGCGGACTGCAGCGTGGCGATGGCATCCGGAAGCGATGCGGCGGTGCAGGCATCTCAAGTGGTCCTGCTGGAATCTAATTTTGCCTGTATGCCATCGGTGGTATTGGAAGGGAGAAGAGTGGTCAATAACATCCAGCGGTCGGCAAGCCTGTTCCTGGTGAAGAACATTTTTTCCTTCCTGCTGTCCTTGTTCTCGGTCGTATTTATGATCACTTATCCATTGGAACCATCCCAGGTTTCTTTGATCAGTATGTTTACCATCGGCGTTCCGGCATTCTTCCTGGCTCTCCAGCCAAACAAAGAGCTGATTCAGGGACGTTTCCTGACGAACGTATTCCTGAAAGCGCTTCCTGCCGGACTGACCGATGTGATAGCGGTAGGAGCGCTGGTGGTATTTGGCCAGACTTTTGGAGTAGCTTCTTCCGATATTTCTACGGCGGCTACTATGCTGCTGGCCATCGTAGGATTCCTGATCTTGTTCAGGATCTGTCAGCCCATGAATGTGATCCGAGGGATCGTGTGGGTTATATCCGTGGCAGGGCTGTTAGGCTGCAGCATTTTCCTGCCGGAGTTATTTGCCATCAGCGGAATGTCCACAGAATGTATCATGCTGTTTGTGGTATTCTCCATTGCCACAGAACCGGTGCTGCGTTATCTGACTATGCTGGTGAGCGGATTAAGGAACTTATTTCAGAAAATGGTTAACAAAAAAAAGAAGACGGCCTGA